From Betta splendens chromosome 3, fBetSpl5.4, whole genome shotgun sequence, the proteins below share one genomic window:
- the LOC114851975 gene encoding troponin I, fast skeletal muscle-like isoform X2, with protein MAEKKMPSSRKNHLKALLLQIGEAMLEEELQEAQNEKMKYMQDNCPTLSIPSCMQDLQELCRKLHKEIDLVDEQRYDMENKVKKSSKEIDDLKIMVQDLKGKFKKPVLKKVRMSADAMLAALLGSKHKVSMDLRANLKQVKKEVKEEEKQTGDWRKNIKDKAGMDGRKKMFETEA; from the exons ATGGCAGA GAAAAAGATGCCATCAAGTCGGAAAAATCATCTCAAG gccctgctgctgcagatcggTGAGGCAatgctggaggaggagttgcAGGAGGCCCAGAATGAGAAGATGAAGTACATGCAGGATAACTGCCCGACTCTCTCCATCCCAAGCTGCATGCAGGATCTGCAG GAACTTTGTCGGAAACTTCACAAGGAAATTGATTTGGTGGATGAGCAACGATATGACATGGagaacaaagtaaaaaagtCCAGCAAGGAG ATTGACGACCTGAAGATCATGGTTCAAGATCTGAAGGGCAAATTTAAGAAGCCAGTCCTTAAGAAGGTGAGGATGTCAGCTGACGCCATGCTGGCTGCTCTACTGGGCTCCAAACACAAAGTATCCATGGATCTTAGAGCCAACCTGAAACAGGTCAAGAAGGAGGTGAAAGAGGAG GAGAAGCAAACAGGTGACTGGAGGAAGAACATCAAGGACAAGGCAGGAATGGATGGGAGGAAGAAGATGTTTGAGACAGAGGCATAA